In one Corallococcus sp. EGB genomic region, the following are encoded:
- a CDS encoding glycoside hydrolase family 43 protein translates to MQNPSLWSAVVLAGALSALTAGCGEERPDSPSVDEAPVGMSSGALACSTRITYGDRWIHPGHPDQFDIASGLVTWDGSCVNEGSNSYAVLSNGWKPYFTGNNACVMALDTDCSGATTCATRLTYSAAWLHPSGHTAQYDDVGGRVTWDRGCTNASPNSYAVLSNEWSPYFSGANACGISLRYTGCGGLYQNPVVPVDCADPGVIHDGTQYVAACTSGGAANAFPLRTSKDLVTWTAAGSIFPSARRPTWATGDFWAPEIHKVGSRYIAYFTARHQDGKLSIGAATATSALGPFTDLGQPLVHDAGMGMIDATFFYDTAGVPYLVWKADGNAVGQPTPIYGQQLAADGLSLTGTRRTLMSNTLAWEGGVVEAPWVVARGGYYYLFYSGNSYANSTYAVGVARATSPLGPYTKLGNPILKTGGGWVGPGHNSVVTGPGGDTVMVYHAWNSAHTARVMLVDAITWPNGWPAVPEAPSSGSRPMP, encoded by the coding sequence ATGCAGAACCCCTCGTTGTGGTCCGCTGTCGTCCTCGCCGGAGCGCTCTCCGCGCTCACGGCGGGGTGTGGTGAGGAGCGCCCTGACAGTCCCTCCGTGGACGAGGCCCCGGTGGGCATGTCCAGCGGGGCGCTCGCGTGCAGTACGCGCATCACCTACGGTGACCGGTGGATCCACCCCGGGCACCCGGATCAGTTCGACATTGCGAGCGGCCTGGTGACCTGGGACGGCAGTTGCGTCAACGAAGGTTCCAACTCCTACGCCGTGCTGTCGAACGGCTGGAAGCCCTACTTCACCGGGAACAACGCCTGCGTGATGGCGCTCGACACGGACTGTTCCGGCGCCACGACCTGCGCAACGCGGTTGACCTACAGCGCGGCGTGGTTGCATCCCTCGGGACACACGGCCCAGTACGACGACGTGGGCGGCCGGGTGACGTGGGACCGGGGCTGCACGAACGCGTCCCCCAATTCGTACGCGGTGCTGTCCAACGAATGGTCGCCGTACTTCAGCGGCGCCAACGCGTGCGGCATCTCGCTGCGCTACACAGGCTGTGGCGGGCTCTACCAGAACCCCGTGGTACCGGTGGACTGCGCGGACCCGGGCGTCATCCACGACGGCACTCAGTACGTCGCGGCTTGCACGTCGGGTGGCGCGGCCAACGCGTTCCCGCTGCGCACGTCGAAGGACCTGGTCACCTGGACCGCCGCGGGAAGCATCTTCCCCTCCGCGCGCCGTCCCACGTGGGCGACGGGCGACTTCTGGGCGCCGGAGATCCACAAGGTGGGCAGTCGCTACATCGCGTACTTCACCGCGCGCCATCAGGACGGAAAGCTGTCCATCGGCGCGGCGACGGCCACCAGCGCGCTCGGGCCCTTCACCGACCTGGGGCAGCCCCTGGTGCATGACGCGGGCATGGGGATGATCGACGCCACGTTCTTCTACGACACCGCGGGCGTGCCGTACCTGGTGTGGAAGGCGGATGGGAACGCGGTGGGCCAGCCCACGCCCATCTATGGCCAGCAGCTTGCGGCGGACGGGCTGTCACTCACCGGCACGCGCCGTACGCTCATGAGCAACACGCTGGCCTGGGAGGGCGGCGTCGTGGAGGCGCCGTGGGTCGTCGCGCGGGGCGGCTACTACTACCTCTTCTACAGTGGCAACTCGTACGCCAACAGCACCTACGCCGTGGGCGTGGCCCGCGCCACGAGTCCGCTGGGGCCCTACACGAAGCTGGGCAATCCCATCCTCAAGACGGGCGGTGGCTGGGTGGGGCCCGGCCACAACTCCGTGGTCACCGGCCCGGGCGGGGACACGGTGATGGTCTATCACGCGTGGAACAGCGCCCACACGGCGCGGGTGATGCTCGTGGATGCCATCACCTGGCCCAAC
- a CDS encoding discoidin domain-containing protein, which produces MPKSKSLASCLALVLSTFAPVALADSAIYGGGPFYSGGTAVMNDLRGSGFTTVMLWSFHIEDNGDLVYNDIPVVRNGAYIGDANWPARLATLKTAPTSVNRIEVSIGAWSVPDFERMARLVNGTATGCGSTLVCGTGSSSILYRNFQALKAATGADAVNFDDESAYDLAPTTQFGQMLVGLGYKITFAPYTQQAFWRSLKDNLGSAVDRIYLQVYDGGAGNNPATWNTAMGMTVNPGLWSRHGSGCASGDSPATVQSKMTNWKSTAGIHGGFMWLYDDIQACSAQGTSAQYAAAINTAVSGNTPPVANFGVTVSGLTATFSDASTDSDGTITSRNWNFGDGSGSTTTNPSRVYASAGNYNVSLTVTDNGGASNTKTQTVSVGAGYANLALNKPATGSTSCNSTETPAKAVNGSVSGGTTDKFCSLVSGAWLQVDLGSLQTVSSFTVQHAGAGGESASWNTRAFTLQTSSNGTSWNTPVTVTNNTANTSTHAISPTSARYVRLNVTTPSQNGDPATRIYELEVR; this is translated from the coding sequence ATGCCGAAGTCGAAGTCACTCGCGTCCTGCCTTGCCCTCGTATTGTCTACGTTCGCGCCCGTGGCGCTGGCGGATTCAGCCATCTACGGCGGCGGGCCGTTCTATTCGGGCGGCACCGCGGTGATGAATGACCTGCGGGGTTCGGGCTTCACCACCGTCATGCTCTGGAGCTTCCACATCGAGGACAACGGGGACCTCGTCTACAACGACATTCCCGTGGTCCGGAATGGCGCCTATATCGGCGACGCGAACTGGCCGGCACGGCTGGCCACGCTGAAGACGGCGCCGACTTCGGTCAATCGCATTGAAGTGTCCATTGGCGCGTGGAGCGTTCCCGATTTCGAGCGCATGGCCCGGCTGGTCAACGGCACCGCCACGGGCTGCGGCAGCACGCTCGTCTGCGGCACTGGCAGCAGCAGCATCCTGTACCGCAACTTCCAGGCGCTGAAAGCCGCCACCGGCGCCGACGCGGTCAACTTCGACGACGAGAGCGCCTACGACCTCGCCCCGACCACCCAGTTCGGACAGATGCTCGTGGGCCTGGGCTACAAGATCACCTTCGCTCCCTACACCCAGCAGGCCTTCTGGCGCAGCCTCAAGGACAACCTCGGGAGCGCGGTCGACCGCATCTACCTGCAAGTGTACGACGGCGGCGCCGGCAACAACCCGGCGACCTGGAACACCGCCATGGGCATGACCGTGAACCCGGGCCTGTGGTCGCGCCACGGCTCCGGCTGCGCCAGCGGAGACAGTCCCGCCACGGTGCAGAGCAAGATGACCAACTGGAAGAGCACCGCCGGCATCCATGGCGGCTTCATGTGGCTGTACGACGACATCCAGGCGTGCTCGGCGCAGGGCACGAGCGCGCAGTACGCGGCGGCCATCAACACCGCCGTCAGCGGCAACACCCCTCCGGTGGCCAACTTCGGCGTCACCGTGAGCGGCCTGACCGCGACCTTCAGCGACGCCTCCACCGACAGTGACGGCACCATCACCTCGCGCAACTGGAACTTCGGTGATGGCAGCGGTTCCACCACCACCAATCCCAGCCGCGTCTACGCCAGCGCCGGCAACTACAACGTCAGCCTGACGGTGACGGACAACGGTGGCGCCAGCAACACCAAGACCCAGACTGTCTCCGTCGGCGCCGGCTACGCGAACCTGGCGCTCAACAAGCCGGCGACCGGCTCCACCTCGTGTAACAGCACCGAGACGCCCGCCAAGGCCGTCAACGGGAGCGTCTCCGGCGGCACCACCGACAAGTTCTGCTCGCTGGTCTCGGGCGCCTGGCTCCAGGTGGACCTTGGCTCGCTGCAGACGGTCAGCAGCTTCACGGTCCAGCACGCGGGCGCGGGCGGCGAATCCGCCTCCTGGAACACCCGGGCCTTCACCCTCCAGACCTCCTCCAATGGCACGAGCTGGAACACCCCGGTGACGGTGACCAACAACACCGCCAACACCTCCACCCACGCCATCAGCCCCACCTCCGCGCGCTACGTCCGGCTCAACGTCACCACCCCCAGCCAGAACGGCGACCCGGCGACGCGAATCTACGAACTCGAGGTGCGTTGA